From Paenibacillus graminis, a single genomic window includes:
- a CDS encoding homoserine dehydrogenase codes for MKPVKVGLLGLGTVGTGVVRIVEGNQEDLSSQVGSPILIERIAVKNTEKPRDIEVDAAVITDDPWDVIRDPEIDVIVEVMGGIAGTKEYILEALERGKHIVTANKDLMALHGSEILAKAQEKQCDVFYEASVAGGIPIIRTLIEGFSSDKIVKIMGIVNGTTNYILSKMSQEGASYHDVLKEAQELGYAESDPTSDVEGLDAARKMAILGTLGFRTNVELSDVSVSGISGVSKEDIAFAKRLGYEMKLLGIAESHEDEFSISVQPTMIRTGHPIASVNGVYNAVYVYGQAVGETMFYGAGAGAMPTATSIVADLVAVIKNLKLGVNGLKQIVPYKQKKLKRDEDIFYKNFLLLHVDDKAGVLAKITQVFAEYDVSLDSVVQQANPNNPDAEIIIVTHNASKASMNKVMRHLEQLKVIHRIKSHYRVEG; via the coding sequence ATGAAGCCGGTCAAAGTGGGGTTGCTGGGTCTGGGAACAGTAGGTACGGGAGTAGTCCGTATCGTGGAAGGAAATCAGGAGGATCTGAGCAGCCAGGTGGGCTCCCCGATTCTCATTGAACGCATTGCCGTTAAGAATACTGAGAAACCCCGGGATATTGAAGTGGATGCAGCCGTAATCACCGATGATCCCTGGGACGTCATCCGTGACCCGGAGATTGACGTCATTGTAGAAGTGATGGGTGGAATCGCGGGAACGAAGGAATACATCCTGGAGGCGCTGGAACGCGGCAAGCATATCGTGACGGCCAACAAGGATTTGATGGCGCTGCATGGCTCGGAGATTCTGGCGAAGGCGCAGGAGAAGCAATGCGATGTGTTTTATGAGGCCAGTGTGGCTGGAGGCATTCCGATTATCCGCACGCTGATCGAAGGCTTTTCCTCTGATAAAATCGTGAAGATTATGGGCATCGTAAACGGAACCACTAATTACATACTGAGCAAAATGAGTCAGGAAGGCGCATCCTATCATGATGTGCTGAAGGAAGCGCAAGAACTCGGATATGCCGAATCGGACCCAACCTCCGACGTCGAAGGGCTGGATGCAGCACGCAAAATGGCTATTCTCGGCACACTTGGCTTCCGGACCAATGTGGAGCTGAGTGATGTCAGTGTCAGCGGCATTTCCGGAGTGAGCAAGGAGGATATTGCTTTTGCCAAAAGGCTTGGATACGAAATGAAGCTGCTGGGCATTGCCGAGAGTCATGAGGATGAATTCAGCATCAGCGTGCAGCCGACAATGATCCGGACCGGTCACCCGATCGCTTCCGTCAACGGCGTGTATAATGCGGTATACGTGTACGGTCAGGCTGTTGGAGAAACGATGTTCTATGGTGCAGGAGCAGGCGCTATGCCTACAGCTACATCCATCGTAGCGGATCTGGTCGCCGTTATTAAGAACCTGAAGCTGGGCGTTAACGGGCTAAAGCAGATTGTACCTTACAAACAGAAGAAGCTTAAGCGTGACGAAGACATCTTTTATAAGAATTTTCTGCTGCTGCATGTTGATGATAAGGCCGGTGTACTGGCAAAAATTACACAGGTATTCGCGGAGTATGATGTCAGCCTTGATTCCGTGGTGCAGCAAGCCAATCCGAATAATCCGGATGCGGAGATTATTATCGTGACGCACAATGCCAGCAAGGCGAGTATGAATAAAGTAATGCGGCATCTGGAGCAGCTTAAGGTCATTCACCGGATTAAGAGCCACTATCGGGTAGAAGGCTAA
- a CDS encoding M50 family metallopeptidase, producing MIRIRGIELSLHPLFVLIMLLSVVTGQFLELLTLFTIVFIHEMGHVCAALLCGVHVKSVQLLPFGGVAVMEDHGRLTAVREIGIAIAGPLQNVLLIVMAYGLQQTGYGASRFLDYFIQANAIIALFNLLPVLPLDGGKIFQAMLSLLLPYYATLLWCGRVSIAASVLMVGYAMLPLGTGGGLRLNLLMIGAFLLYSNLTDQRNLPYRFVSFLMNREAVYERYQQSGSAARPIVAFSAKPLDDILRLFKRNQYHFIYVMNEDKSIVAVVPEQKLISSYFGM from the coding sequence TTGATTAGGATCAGGGGTATCGAGCTGTCGCTGCACCCGCTGTTTGTTCTGATCATGCTGCTCTCTGTGGTCACAGGCCAGTTTCTGGAACTGCTGACGCTGTTCACAATTGTGTTCATTCACGAAATGGGACATGTCTGTGCAGCGCTGCTTTGCGGGGTTCATGTAAAATCGGTGCAGCTGCTGCCTTTCGGAGGGGTAGCCGTGATGGAGGATCATGGGCGTCTGACCGCTGTCCGGGAGATAGGCATCGCTATAGCCGGACCGCTGCAGAATGTGCTGCTGATCGTTATGGCCTACGGACTCCAGCAGACCGGATATGGCGCTAGTAGGTTTCTGGATTATTTTATACAGGCCAATGCGATTATCGCATTATTTAATCTTCTGCCTGTCCTCCCTCTGGATGGCGGCAAAATCTTTCAGGCGATGCTTAGTCTGCTGCTTCCCTACTATGCCACTTTGCTATGGTGCGGCAGAGTGAGCATCGCGGCGAGTGTGCTGATGGTCGGGTATGCAATGCTGCCGCTCGGCACAGGTGGAGGGCTCCGGCTGAACCTGTTGATGATCGGGGCTTTTCTTCTCTATTCGAACCTTACGGACCAGCGTAATTTGCCTTACCGCTTCGTTTCCTTTTTGATGAACAGAGAAGCTGTATATGAACGCTACCAGCAATCGGGAAGTGCTGCGCGTCCAATTGTTGCCTTTTCTGCGAAACCTTTGGATGATATATTGCGTCTATTTAAACGTAACCAGTATCATTTTATCTATGTGATGAATGAGGATAAGAGCATCGTGGCCGTTGTACCGGAGCAGAAGCTGATCTCTTCTTATTTTGGAATGTAA
- the rpmA gene encoding 50S ribosomal protein L27, with translation MLKLDLQFFASKKGVGSTKNGRDSHSKRLGVKRADGQAVTGGNILVRQRGTKIHPGTNVGIGKDDTLFALVDGVVKFERWGRDRKKVSVYPVDVAPVAAALEA, from the coding sequence ATGTTGAAATTGGATCTTCAATTTTTCGCATCGAAAAAGGGTGTAGGTTCCACAAAAAACGGACGTGACTCCCATTCCAAACGTCTTGGCGTGAAACGTGCTGACGGTCAAGCAGTTACCGGCGGCAACATCCTGGTTCGTCAACGCGGAACCAAAATCCACCCGGGCACAAACGTAGGCATCGGTAAAGATGATACCTTGTTTGCTCTGGTTGATGGTGTAGTGAAGTTCGAACGTTGGGGACGCGATCGCAAAAAAGTGAGCGTGTACCCGGTTGATGTCGCTCCGGTAGCAGCGGCACTGGAAGCGTAA
- the pheA gene encoding prephenate dehydratase has translation MKSIAVLPQGSVSHEALLHLFGDEPVNIEHHKLISNVFLATANGVTDYSVIPIENTIEGSVSLHIDWLINEVNLPMQAEWIFPSIQNLISNPKEFTDAEGHKDYSKVVKILSHPVAMAQCLQFIRDHAPWAELESVGSTSEAVEIVSNNPGKGWAAIGTALGAATHGLEVVERQVTDHNNNYTRFVLVGHQKLELPRKSSGDKTSILVTLPEDFPGALHQVLAAFAWRRLNLSRIESRPTKKKLGTYYFYIDVMEPIESVLLPAAIEEIQALGCQVRILGSYPTYTYEEEKAEVQ, from the coding sequence ATGAAATCAATAGCAGTGTTGCCGCAGGGCTCGGTGTCGCATGAAGCGCTGCTGCATCTATTCGGTGATGAGCCTGTAAATATTGAGCATCATAAGCTAATCTCCAATGTTTTTCTGGCTACGGCCAATGGAGTGACGGATTACAGTGTGATTCCCATTGAGAATACCATCGAGGGTTCGGTTAGTCTGCATATTGACTGGCTCATTAATGAAGTGAACCTGCCCATGCAGGCAGAGTGGATTTTCCCTTCCATACAGAATCTGATCAGTAATCCCAAGGAATTCACGGATGCTGAGGGCCATAAGGATTACAGTAAAGTGGTCAAAATCCTTTCTCATCCCGTTGCCATGGCGCAATGCCTGCAATTTATCCGCGACCACGCCCCCTGGGCCGAATTGGAGTCCGTCGGAAGCACATCCGAGGCAGTGGAGATTGTTTCGAACAATCCCGGCAAAGGCTGGGCTGCGATCGGCACAGCTCTTGGTGCTGCAACGCACGGGCTTGAGGTTGTAGAGCGGCAGGTGACAGACCATAATAACAATTACACGCGGTTTGTGCTTGTTGGCCATCAGAAGCTGGAGCTTCCCCGGAAGAGCAGCGGAGACAAGACTAGTATCCTGGTGACTCTGCCGGAGGATTTTCCCGGAGCGCTCCATCAGGTGCTGGCTGCATTTGCTTGGCGGCGGCTGAATTTATCACGTATAGAGTCACGGCCGACCAAGAAAAAATTGGGTACTTATTATTTTTATATTGATGTGATGGAACCGATCGAATCGGTCCTGCTGCCTGCGGCGATTGAAGAGATCCAAGCCTTGGGCTGCCAGGTGCGGATTCTGGGTTCCTATCCCACATACACCTATGAGGAAGAGAAAGCGGAGGTGCAGTAA
- the ilvE gene encoding branched-chain-amino-acid transaminase — protein sequence MAEQWIYLDGQHVTKENAKVSVFDHGFLYGDGIFEGIRIYNGNIFKCKEHLDRLYDSAKSIMLDIPLTYDEMLEAMAETIRLNDMRNGYIRLIVSRGPGNLGLDPRRCPVASVIIIVEQLAIYPEQAYLNGLRAVSVSQRRNIPDALNPKIKSLNYLNNILVKIQSNLAEADEAIMMNAQGYVTEGSGDNIFIVKRGIVYTPPCYLGALEGITRLAIIELCDKLGLTLKEEPFTMHDVYIADEVFFTGTAAEVIAAREIDGRIIGAGHAGPITLQLLEEFRNVVDKDGYKVWE from the coding sequence ATGGCTGAGCAATGGATCTATCTGGATGGACAACATGTAACGAAGGAAAATGCAAAGGTATCCGTGTTTGATCACGGATTTCTATACGGAGACGGTATATTTGAAGGTATCCGTATCTACAACGGCAATATTTTTAAATGCAAGGAGCATCTGGACAGACTGTATGATTCAGCCAAATCCATTATGCTGGATATCCCGCTGACGTATGACGAAATGCTGGAGGCTATGGCTGAAACGATACGTCTCAATGACATGCGCAATGGATATATCCGCCTGATCGTTTCCCGCGGCCCTGGCAATCTGGGTTTAGACCCCCGCCGCTGTCCTGTCGCCAGTGTCATCATTATTGTTGAACAGCTGGCCATTTACCCGGAGCAGGCCTATCTGAACGGACTTCGTGCGGTATCCGTCTCCCAGCGCCGCAATATTCCGGATGCGCTCAACCCTAAGATTAAATCACTGAACTATCTTAATAACATCCTCGTCAAAATCCAGTCCAATCTGGCGGAAGCCGACGAGGCGATCATGATGAATGCCCAGGGGTATGTAACCGAGGGCTCGGGAGATAATATTTTTATTGTCAAAAGAGGCATAGTCTACACGCCGCCATGTTACCTGGGCGCACTTGAGGGCATTACCCGCCTGGCGATCATCGAGCTATGCGACAAACTGGGGCTGACTCTGAAAGAAGAGCCGTTCACTATGCATGACGTGTATATTGCCGATGAGGTTTTCTTCACCGGCACAGCAGCCGAAGTGATTGCAGCACGTGAAATCGACGGCCGCATTATCGGCGCAGGGCATGCAGGCCCGATTACGCTGCAGCTGCTTGAAGAGTTCCGCAACGTTGTAGATAAGGACGGCTATAAGGTTTGGGAGTGA
- a CDS encoding Rne/Rng family ribonuclease produces MKQMIVHCTQRVTRMALLDNGSLVEYAAERDQQQGLVGSYYKGRVMNVLPGMQAAFVDIGQKKNAFLYVDDVLHPHLERQPEVKPSIETLLQPGQEIVVQVRKEPRGGKGARVTTHYTLPGRWMVYMPFADYVGVSKKISRESERARLKAIGERLRRQEEGIIMRTVSEDEPVEAVEGDLSFLRSQWEMITRRAQESTAPALLHSDLSIVQRFIRDAFNPQQDELMIDSAKAVREAEAFLNDMAPGKYKPVRFYQGQESILAAYGVQEQLHRSFGRKLTLEGGATLIWDETEALTVIDVNTAQYTGGTSLEETVTRTNLLAAEEIGRLIRLRDTGGIIIIDFIDMQREEHRKMVTERLERVISRDRTQTHILGWTHLGLLEMTRKKARHDSAGFAPVICQCCGGTGKVGAWLE; encoded by the coding sequence ATGAAGCAAATGATCGTTCACTGCACACAGCGTGTTACCCGGATGGCCCTTCTGGACAATGGGAGTCTGGTCGAATATGCAGCCGAACGTGATCAGCAGCAAGGGCTGGTCGGCAGTTATTACAAAGGACGGGTCATGAATGTGTTGCCGGGCATGCAGGCGGCTTTTGTTGATATCGGGCAGAAGAAGAACGCTTTTTTATATGTTGATGATGTGCTGCATCCCCATCTGGAGCGACAGCCGGAGGTGAAACCTTCCATCGAGACGCTGCTGCAGCCCGGCCAGGAAATAGTGGTCCAGGTGAGAAAAGAGCCGCGGGGCGGCAAGGGTGCCCGTGTAACAACCCACTATACGCTTCCGGGACGATGGATGGTGTACATGCCCTTTGCAGATTATGTCGGCGTATCCAAAAAAATCAGCCGTGAATCTGAACGTGCCCGGCTGAAGGCCATTGGCGAGCGTCTGCGGCGGCAGGAAGAAGGAATTATTATGCGGACCGTCTCGGAGGATGAACCGGTGGAAGCTGTGGAAGGCGACCTTTCCTTCCTCCGCTCCCAATGGGAAATGATTACCCGCCGGGCGCAGGAGAGTACAGCACCGGCTCTGCTTCACTCGGATCTCAGCATTGTCCAGCGATTCATCAGGGATGCCTTCAATCCGCAGCAGGATGAGCTGATGATTGACTCGGCGAAGGCGGTCCGGGAAGCGGAGGCTTTTCTAAACGATATGGCTCCTGGGAAGTACAAGCCCGTCCGCTTTTATCAAGGACAGGAGTCGATCCTTGCCGCGTACGGGGTGCAGGAGCAGCTTCATCGAAGCTTCGGACGCAAGCTCACCCTGGAGGGCGGGGCAACGCTGATCTGGGATGAGACGGAGGCCCTCACCGTCATTGACGTCAACACTGCGCAATACACGGGCGGAACTTCACTGGAGGAGACGGTAACGCGCACAAATCTGCTGGCGGCGGAGGAAATTGGACGTCTGATCCGCTTGCGGGATACGGGAGGCATTATTATCATTGATTTTATTGATATGCAGCGTGAAGAGCACCGGAAGATGGTTACGGAACGCCTGGAGAGAGTCATCAGCCGCGACCGCACACAAACGCATATTCTTGGGTGGACCCATCTGGGGCTGCTGGAGATGACCCGCAAGAAGGCCAGACATGACTCAGCGGGCTTTGCCCCGGTGATTTGCCAATGCTGCGGAGGCACGGGCAAAGTCGGCGCGTGGCTGGAATAG
- a CDS encoding ribosomal-processing cysteine protease Prp codes for MINVRITRVSAQGAIVGFAVKGHAEYARKGWDIVCAGVSTVTFGTVNSIEELTGVVLDTSIDDGFLSGTLVPVEDPEVSAKIQLLLESMVVMLGNIAESYGKYIKIQQVII; via the coding sequence ATGATTAACGTGCGGATTACTCGGGTTTCTGCTCAGGGTGCGATTGTCGGTTTTGCTGTAAAAGGGCATGCGGAATACGCAAGGAAAGGCTGGGATATCGTATGCGCCGGTGTTTCCACAGTTACATTTGGAACGGTGAATTCGATTGAAGAGCTGACTGGAGTAGTTCTGGACACCTCGATAGACGATGGTTTTCTAAGCGGAACTCTGGTTCCGGTAGAGGATCCTGAGGTTTCAGCCAAGATCCAGCTCCTGCTGGAATCGATGGTCGTGATGCTCGGCAATATTGCAGAATCATACGGGAAGTATATTAAGATACAGCAAGTCATTATTTGA
- a CDS encoding double zinc ribbon domain-containing protein, protein MAIIEGAGMMNTGLGLGMGLGFAGPASEMMNRMTRGIIMDGGTSAAGSTAKACPGCGIGNSAEARFCSGCGRSFQQPQAESTSADTASCRSCGEQVVPGAKFCPHAEPV, encoded by the coding sequence ATGGCAATCATTGAAGGTGCCGGTATGATGAATACAGGCTTGGGTCTTGGAATGGGGCTTGGATTTGCCGGACCGGCTTCCGAGATGATGAACCGGATGACCAGAGGCATCATCATGGATGGCGGGACTTCTGCAGCGGGCAGCACGGCTAAGGCATGTCCAGGCTGCGGCATTGGCAATTCTGCTGAGGCCCGTTTCTGCAGCGGCTGCGGCCGCAGCTTTCAGCAACCGCAGGCAGAAAGCACTTCAGCTGACACCGCGTCTTGCCGGAGTTGCGGGGAGCAGGTCGTGCCCGGTGCCAAGTTCTGTCCACATGCGGAACCAGTGTGA
- the rplU gene encoding 50S ribosomal protein L21 yields the protein MYAIIETGGKQYKVQEGDVLFIEKLDAEDGASVTFDRVLAVSNDGGLTAGTPLVSGASVTAKVEKHGKGQKVVVFKYKPKKNYHKKQGHRQPYTKVTIEKIQA from the coding sequence ATGTATGCAATTATCGAAACTGGCGGTAAACAATACAAAGTCCAAGAAGGCGACGTATTGTTCATTGAGAAGCTGGATGCTGAAGACGGCGCAAGCGTAACGTTTGACCGTGTATTGGCTGTTTCCAACGATGGCGGTCTGACTGCAGGAACTCCGCTGGTAAGCGGCGCGTCTGTAACAGCTAAAGTCGAGAAGCATGGTAAGGGTCAGAAGGTTGTAGTTTTCAAATACAAACCGAAGAAGAACTACCACAAGAAACAAGGTCATCGTCAACCGTACACCAAAGTAACAATCGAGAAGATTCAAGCGTAA
- a CDS encoding ACT domain-containing protein — protein MKERYYLVREDILPDAVLKTMQVKQLLEAGDAKTVHEGVEQVGLSRSAFYKYKDGIHLIHQLERERIVTISIDLEHESGMLSKVLGSVAVHGANVLTIHQSIPLQGRANVVISVEISHLNEELGDMLDSLKAIPGVKRALIIGQG, from the coding sequence GTGAAAGAACGCTATTATTTGGTCCGTGAGGATATACTGCCTGACGCTGTATTGAAGACCATGCAGGTCAAACAGCTGCTTGAGGCAGGTGATGCCAAGACGGTACATGAAGGTGTAGAACAGGTTGGGCTTAGCCGTAGTGCATTTTATAAATACAAGGATGGTATTCATTTAATCCATCAGCTGGAACGAGAGCGTATTGTAACGATCTCCATTGATCTGGAGCATGAATCAGGTATGCTGTCCAAGGTGTTGGGATCCGTTGCTGTTCATGGCGCCAATGTGCTGACGATTCACCAAAGTATTCCTTTGCAGGGGCGGGCCAATGTGGTTATCTCCGTGGAAATTTCACATTTAAACGAAGAACTGGGCGACATGCTGGACAGCCTGAAGGCGATTCCCGGAGTGAAGCGGGCCTTGATTATCGGGCAAGGGTAA
- the obgE gene encoding GTPase ObgE, with amino-acid sequence MFVDKAKIYVKGGDGGDGLVAFRREKYVPEGGPAGGDGGRGGDVIFRVDEGLRTLMDFRYQRHFKAERGVKGRNKSQHGANAEHMIVRIPPGTVLIDDDTKEIIADMTRHGQQVVVARGGRGGRGNTRFATAANTAPELAENGEEGQERYIVMELKVMADVGLVGFPSVGKSTLLSVVSAAQPKIGAYHFTTITPNLGVVDVGDGRSFVMADLPGLIEGASEGVGLGHEFLRHVERTRIIIHVVDMSGSEGRDPFEDWVKINDELRQYNAGLIDRPQIVAANKMDMPESEANLAAFREKVAELRPDLEIMPISSLTRQGVQELLYRATDILDSIPVAPVVEEVAETKERKVYKLEAEEDNSFTITRDNDAFVVSSPRIERMLKRMQLSTHDAILKLARTLRHMGVDAELRKRGAVEGTIVRIADFEFEFVENSSYY; translated from the coding sequence ATGTTCGTAGATAAAGCTAAGATTTATGTAAAAGGCGGCGACGGCGGCGATGGTCTGGTGGCTTTTCGCCGGGAGAAATATGTCCCCGAAGGCGGGCCGGCCGGTGGTGACGGCGGACGTGGGGGAGACGTGATCTTCCGTGTGGATGAAGGCTTGCGCACACTGATGGATTTCCGTTATCAGCGCCATTTCAAGGCAGAGCGCGGAGTGAAAGGGCGTAACAAAAGCCAGCACGGGGCGAACGCTGAGCACATGATCGTACGCATTCCTCCGGGAACCGTATTGATCGATGATGATACCAAAGAAATAATTGCCGACATGACCCGTCACGGCCAGCAGGTCGTGGTTGCGCGCGGCGGCCGGGGCGGCCGGGGAAATACGCGCTTTGCCACAGCGGCAAATACTGCTCCTGAATTGGCGGAGAATGGGGAAGAGGGCCAGGAACGCTATATCGTGATGGAGCTGAAGGTGATGGCGGATGTGGGGCTTGTGGGCTTTCCAAGCGTGGGCAAATCCACACTGCTCTCTGTCGTTTCCGCTGCACAGCCGAAGATCGGCGCGTACCACTTCACAACCATTACTCCGAATTTAGGTGTAGTGGATGTAGGAGATGGCCGCAGCTTTGTCATGGCCGATCTGCCTGGACTTATTGAAGGAGCAAGTGAGGGCGTAGGTCTGGGGCATGAATTCCTGCGTCATGTGGAACGCACCCGGATTATCATCCATGTTGTGGACATGTCCGGGTCCGAAGGGCGCGATCCCTTTGAGGATTGGGTGAAGATTAATGACGAACTGAGGCAGTATAATGCCGGTCTCATTGACCGTCCGCAGATCGTAGCAGCCAACAAGATGGATATGCCTGAATCGGAGGCGAATCTGGCTGCTTTCCGCGAGAAGGTAGCGGAGCTTCGGCCCGATCTGGAAATTATGCCGATTTCTTCACTTACCCGTCAGGGAGTGCAGGAACTGCTATACCGGGCGACGGATATTCTCGACAGCATCCCGGTGGCGCCGGTTGTGGAAGAAGTAGCAGAGACCAAAGAACGCAAGGTATACAAGCTCGAGGCAGAAGAGGACAACTCCTTCACCATTACGCGGGACAACGATGCCTTTGTGGTCAGCAGCCCGCGGATTGAGCGGATGCTGAAGCGGATGCAGCTCAGTACACATGATGCCATACTTAAGCTCGCGCGCACACTGCGCCACATGGGTGTAGACGCCGAACTGCGCAAACGTGGTGCTGTGGAAGGGACTATTGTCCGGATCGCTGATTTCGAATTCGAGTTTGTAGAGAACAGCAGTTATTATTGA
- a CDS encoding Spo0B domain-containing protein: MKSWKWLIWAVMLSVMLPLGLLYWHTSLLTFLLLAVWVAAVLAYSFFYNRRHFEEELRLQEKTLQQAANRTLNHHRHDWMNDLQVLYGYIQLGKPDKSLECVGRIKERIALDSRIAKLGIPSLVFYLQSFRTLRSSLELEVQVEEGLQLENKLSPDTGEELTQVIMQTVRAYQYSGLAPEGDTRKLLLGFAQDGGDILISFESEGDHGDPELLQGQIYNIVQGKIIKAEQPGRGNPNVELRLPLGM, encoded by the coding sequence ATGAAATCCTGGAAATGGTTGATCTGGGCAGTCATGTTATCCGTAATGCTTCCTTTAGGTCTCTTGTATTGGCACACTTCCCTTTTGACATTCCTGCTGCTTGCCGTATGGGTAGCTGCAGTGCTTGCTTACAGCTTTTTTTACAACCGGCGTCATTTTGAAGAGGAGCTGCGCCTACAGGAGAAGACTTTACAGCAGGCGGCGAACCGGACACTCAATCATCATCGTCATGACTGGATGAATGATCTGCAGGTGCTTTACGGATATATCCAGCTCGGCAAGCCTGATAAATCCTTGGAGTGTGTGGGAAGAATAAAGGAGCGGATTGCCTTGGACAGCCGGATCGCTAAGCTCGGCATTCCTTCGCTTGTATTCTATTTGCAGTCTTTCCGCACCTTAAGAAGCAGCCTGGAGCTTGAAGTGCAGGTCGAAGAAGGACTGCAGCTGGAGAACAAGCTCAGCCCGGATACGGGAGAAGAGCTGACACAGGTGATCATGCAGACGGTGAGGGCTTATCAGTACAGCGGACTCGCCCCGGAGGGCGATACACGGAAGCTTCTGCTCGGTTTTGCACAGGATGGAGGAGACATTCTGATCTCTTTCGAAAGCGAGGGTGATCATGGCGATCCCGAGCTGCTGCAGGGGCAAATTTATAATATAGTGCAGGGGAAAATTATCAAAGCAGAGCAGCCTGGACGGGGGAATCCCAATGTTGAGCTTCGGCTGCCTCTGGGAATGTAA
- a CDS encoding zinc ribbon domain-containing protein, whose product MIIPCAGCGHVLQPGQKFCPECGTRAG is encoded by the coding sequence GTGATTATACCCTGTGCAGGTTGTGGACATGTGCTGCAGCCGGGTCAGAAGTTTTGTCCGGAATGTGGAACAAGGGCCGGATAA
- the thrB gene encoding homoserine kinase, whose product MSMYGRSRVKVPASTANLGPGFDTLGMALSLYAWIEMEESAETEFHLYGDEMAGVAKDKSNLLYQVAQMVFSEAGVTIPELSITMYSDIPLTRGLGSSASAIVGGMAAANAMIGSPLSNAQLFDMATALEKHPDNVGASLFGGIITAVWDGEHTDYIRIEPPEELEILVVIPEFELSTSKARGVLPSQITVGDAVHNISRTSLLTAALAAGRLDLIGRAMQDRLHQPYRAPLVPGMEKLLAEATGHGALGIALSGAGPTLLCMVDRQESRKPELELFLKQTMEEHGIPARTCWLLPSSSGVVAERIEINQMQNESFLDMIKGEKHL is encoded by the coding sequence ATGAGTATGTACGGAAGGTCTAGAGTTAAAGTACCCGCGAGCACCGCTAATCTGGGGCCGGGATTTGATACGCTGGGCATGGCGCTTTCACTATATGCCTGGATTGAAATGGAGGAATCTGCAGAGACCGAATTTCATCTTTACGGAGATGAGATGGCAGGTGTGGCCAAGGATAAAAGCAATTTGCTTTACCAGGTAGCACAAATGGTTTTTTCGGAAGCGGGTGTAACCATTCCGGAGCTATCCATCACCATGTACTCCGATATCCCCCTTACCCGTGGTCTGGGGAGCAGCGCTTCAGCAATTGTCGGCGGAATGGCGGCGGCCAATGCCATGATTGGTTCCCCCTTGAGCAACGCGCAGCTGTTCGATATGGCCACAGCCCTGGAAAAGCATCCGGATAACGTAGGAGCCTCGCTTTTCGGCGGCATTATCACAGCTGTCTGGGATGGTGAGCATACGGATTACATCCGGATTGAGCCTCCTGAGGAGCTTGAGATTCTTGTAGTCATTCCTGAATTCGAGCTGTCGACTTCCAAAGCGCGCGGGGTGCTTCCATCTCAGATCACGGTGGGAGATGCTGTTCATAATATCAGCCGGACTTCGCTGTTAACGGCTGCCCTGGCCGCAGGCCGGCTTGATCTGATCGGCCGCGCCATGCAGGACCGGCTGCATCAGCCTTACCGGGCACCGCTGGTGCCTGGGATGGAGAAGCTGCTGGCCGAGGCGACAGGGCATGGGGCACTGGGAATTGCACTGAGCGGTGCAGGGCCCACCCTGCTATGCATGGTTGACCGGCAGGAGAGCCGCAAGCCGGAGCTGGAGCTTTTTCTGAAACAAACAATGGAGGAGCATGGTATTCCCGCGCGTACCTGCTGGCTGCTGCCTAGTTCATCAGGTGTGGTCGCAGAACGGATTGAAATAAACCAGATGCAAAACGAATCATTTTTGGATATGATAAAAGGAGAAAAACATTTATGA